The Clostridium sporogenes genome contains a region encoding:
- a CDS encoding helix-turn-helix domain-containing protein: MIDDIGKKIKKLRTNKKLTLKELSERTNLSIGFLSQLERGLTTVAIDSLTKIAKELDVNLTYFFQVPKKNKKIVLRSYEKEIFQVENNRFIKYNLSNDLEDKSFLPRLIEILPTDSKENIISYQHKGEEFVYVLEGILTLFVNDDEKELYPGDSAHYDSSINHNWANYTSKPVKLLTVHTPNMFKEEKY; the protein is encoded by the coding sequence ATGATAGATGATATAGGTAAAAAAATAAAAAAATTAAGAACTAATAAAAAATTAACTTTAAAGGAATTAAGCGAAAGAACAAATCTTTCAATAGGTTTTTTATCACAGTTAGAAAGAGGTCTAACAACTGTAGCTATAGATTCTTTAACTAAGATAGCTAAAGAATTAGATGTGAATTTGACATATTTTTTTCAAGTTCCTAAAAAGAATAAAAAAATAGTACTTAGAAGTTATGAAAAAGAAATATTTCAAGTAGAAAATAATAGATTTATAAAATACAATCTTAGTAATGATTTAGAAGATAAGAGTTTTTTACCAAGATTAATAGAAATACTTCCTACAGATAGTAAAGAGAATATTATTTCTTATCAACATAAAGGAGAAGAATTTGTGTACGTATTAGAGGGTATACTTACATTATTTGTTAATGATGATGAGAAAGAGCTGTATCCTGGAGATAGTGCACATTATGATTCAAGTATAAATCATAATTGGGCAAATTATACTAGTAAACCTGTAAAATTGTTAACAGTTCATACTCCTAATATGTTTAAAGAAGAAAAATATTAA